Proteins encoded in a region of the Lemur catta isolate mLemCat1 chromosome 14, mLemCat1.pri, whole genome shotgun sequence genome:
- the MSMB gene encoding beta-microseminoprotein isoform X2, with the protein MNALLGSLLVFATFLTLCNAQCYVILPEGTVGASPSECKDSDGVTHPLKAEWSTGNCEKCSCEENGIHCCSLVSKPVKYDESKCEKIFHQETCSFTVVEKDNPAKTCDVNGWTM; encoded by the exons ATG AATGCTCTCCTGGGCAGCCTCCTGGTCTTTGCCACCTTCCTGACTTTGTGCAACGCACAGTGCTATGTCATACTGCCTGAGGGAACTGTAGGTGCTTCACCCAGTG AATGCAAGGACAGTGATGGAGTCACACACCCGTTGAAGGCGGAGTGGAGCACTGGCAACTGTGAGAAGTGCTCTTGCGAAGAAAATGGAATTCACTGTTGCAGCCT CGTTTCTAAACCTGTGAAATATGATGAAAGCAAGTGCGAGAAAATCTTCCACCAGGAGACCTGCAGCTTTACGGTGGTGGAGAAGGATAATCCTGCAAAGACCTGTGATGTCAATGGATGGACAATGTAA